The Bacteroides ovatus genomic interval CCTTTTTTATTGCTTCTTCCCGGTATATCTCTTTTCCGGTTGAGAAATAGAGTTCGCTAGCCGCCCAGAAAAATTCATCGTCTGCATGTGTGTCACCATATTCTCCGGTAGCTATTGCCGGTTGATACTTCTGATTGAGCAGATTCTGATTATAATAGGCTTCCGGATGCTTTTCCGCCCAGGCATAAGCCTTCTCCGCTGCCAGTAGAGCACGTTTGGAGAATCCCGGATAATCTTCTTCATAAGAGGCAAACAGACGGGAGGACTGTGCCATGACTGCTGCAAAATCTAAAGCGGCAGTGACTGATTTCTGCACGACATAACGTTGTTGTTTACAGTCCACAGGTTTCACAAAACCTTCAAAAAAGGGGGTGGTCAGTTTATGATATACTCCTCCATCTTCGGGATCTTGCATTGTTAACATCCAATCCAAGTTAAATTGCATTTCGTCCAGTAAGTCGGGGGTATGGTTATTGCTCTCCGGGATATTTATCTTTTGCCGGGAGAAGTAATCCAGAAACAGCTGATAAATAGACTGCATCAAACCTATTGAATAACCGGAATTCACAATATACTTATTATAATCGCCGGCATCATACCAACCTTTGGAAGAAGAGACAATTGTTCCCGCAGGACGATCGGGGGAAGCAGCGCTGGGATGTATCAATACATGATTATCCGGATGCCCGGCCATTCTGTGCCACTGCCCTGCATATTGTTCTTCAATCGGCATTGCGGTACGCTGATAATAAAAAGACTTCAAAGCCGCGTCAGCCAGAGGAGATAATACACTGTCTTTTATTAGGAAAGTAACCGATGCTCCGTTCACCTTCAGTATATATTTTCCCGGAGTTGTTACAGCACTAAAATCCAGTGTTGTTCTTGTTTTATCCGACCATGCTGACTTTGCTGTATATAAAGATTTCCCGACAAACACTTGTTCACCGGAAACAGCATCCCATATTACAAACTCTTCAACTTTTCCGCTGTCTACTACAGCTATTTTCTCTTGATTGGGATAATAACCCAGTTGATTCAATCGGATAGCATCGTTTGGTATCACACTTGTTGAAGGAGTGCACGCAACCGCCAACCCACTCAATATCCCAAACAGAGCAATGTATCTTACTATTTTCATACAGTTACTAAAAAAGTAGGAGAAGGTAAACGGTTCGTTCTACCCTCTCCTATTTCATTCAAATCATTATTTTCTCACGATGCGGAAGTTATCGAAATAAACTTCAATAGTAGCTTGACTACTACCAGGGTTCGTTGCATATACGCCTATATGAGTAGAGTTCCTATTTAAAAAGTCTTGATATGTAGCATCTGCAACAACAGAAGATAAAGATACGGAACATTGCATCCACTTTCCAGTCTCTGTCTTTCCTGTAAAAGAACTCACTGGGACATACCC includes:
- a CDS encoding glycoside hydrolase family 9 protein produces the protein MKIVRYIALFGILSGLAVACTPSTSVIPNDAIRLNQLGYYPNQEKIAVVDSGKVEEFVIWDAVSGEQVFVGKSLYTAKSAWSDKTRTTLDFSAVTTPGKYILKVNGASVTFLIKDSVLSPLADAALKSFYYQRTAMPIEEQYAGQWHRMAGHPDNHVLIHPSAASPDRPAGTIVSSSKGWYDAGDYNKYIVNSGYSIGLMQSIYQLFLDYFSRQKINIPESNNHTPDLLDEMQFNLDWMLTMQDPEDGGVYHKLTTPFFEGFVKPVDCKQQRYVVQKSVTAALDFAAVMAQSSRLFASYEEDYPGFSKRALLAAEKAYAWAEKHPEAYYNQNLLNQKYQPAIATGEYGDTHADDEFFWAASELYFSTGKEIYREEAIKKAPQIYTAPGWGNTFALGIFAWLQPGRELNEADRRFADSLKTELLKYADKVIEGAEQTPFHAPYGNDAKDFFWGCLAEKCMNQGVSLMYAYLQTGKDVYLTNAYRNMDYILGRNATGFCYVTGLGTKSPKHPHHRLSASDDIEDPIPGFLVGGPNPGQQDGAFYPTASPDESYVDTEDSYASNEVAINWNAALVALASSLDALAVYSVK